One window from the genome of Phycisphaerae bacterium encodes:
- a CDS encoding type II secretion system protein yields MKCRSKQILLPAFSLVEVVTALIILALISSSVLVVINRCMASAADSSLRMQAFEVARDNMETLLSKDAVEETVEYGSSDKYPEIKWQTAVEMFYEPAVMGQEQLWVRGICSAEYTDVEGEAQTIELTHWLTSLTKEQLLEMLKQKISGLSELNEPNDISEPNEPFDPNLLKAELNESLSESDVDCDTLPFCESVRCLMKAATPGRPTTEEIIRYLKECP; encoded by the coding sequence ATGAAGTGCCGTTCTAAACAAATTTTATTACCGGCTTTTAGTCTGGTGGAAGTTGTCACTGCTTTGATTATACTCGCGCTTATCAGTTCGAGTGTGCTGGTTGTTATAAACCGCTGTATGGCCTCGGCCGCAGATTCGTCGCTGCGTATGCAGGCCTTTGAGGTCGCGCGAGATAATATGGAAACCCTTTTGTCCAAGGATGCGGTTGAGGAGACGGTTGAGTATGGCAGCAGCGACAAGTATCCAGAAATTAAATGGCAGACTGCCGTTGAGATGTTTTATGAACCGGCGGTAATGGGCCAGGAGCAGTTATGGGTCAGAGGAATTTGCTCTGCTGAATATACTGATGTGGAAGGCGAGGCGCAGACGATTGAGCTGACGCACTGGTTAACCAGTTTGACGAAGGAGCAATTGCTTGAAATGCTTAAACAAAAGATATCTGGGCTGTCTGAGTTGAATGAGCCGAACGATATAAGCGAGCCAAATGAACCGTTCGATCCGAACTTGTTGAAAGCCGAGCTTAACGAGTCGCTGTCCGAGTCGGATGTGGATTGTGACACCTTGCCTTTCTGTGAAAGTGTTAGGTGTCTTATGAAGGCCGCTACTCCCGGCAGGCCGACCACTGAGGAGATTATTAGATACTTGAAAGAGTGTCCCTGA
- a CDS encoding prepilin-type N-terminal cleavage/methylation domain-containing protein, whose amino-acid sequence MKIISYKIYGRRSGFSLAEVLVAMAIGAMVLVAVLGIYNRAETSAAAITRKLDSSRLPFEVLQRITEDLDRTAAPSDTKITVENKFENGFSTARLTILKTIYNDRNQKRTFEEIVWQTNYDNDANGLVLYRSHSGIAMEDKLLDEQKEDWERELFVPICTGVTFFKIQVPVGEELKDDWTSDSLPPGIVVTISFAEPFKTLTGVLDIPENEKIVRNMAIDRTRANKFVFAKKEGEEKKR is encoded by the coding sequence ATGAAGATTATTTCTTATAAAATATACGGTCGTCGCAGCGGTTTTTCGCTGGCTGAGGTGCTTGTGGCGATGGCGATAGGGGCGATGGTTTTAGTCGCGGTCCTGGGTATTTACAACCGGGCGGAAACCAGCGCCGCTGCGATTACGCGCAAGCTTGATAGTTCCAGGCTGCCCTTCGAAGTTCTGCAGCGCATTACCGAAGACCTCGACAGGACAGCTGCGCCGTCCGATACGAAAATTACTGTGGAGAATAAATTTGAAAACGGTTTCTCGACCGCCCGCCTTACGATTTTAAAGACTATTTATAACGACAGAAACCAAAAACGAACATTTGAAGAAATCGTTTGGCAGACAAACTATGATAACGATGCTAACGGTCTTGTCTTATATCGCAGTCATAGTGGAATTGCGATGGAAGATAAGCTGCTTGACGAGCAGAAGGAAGATTGGGAGAGAGAGCTCTTTGTGCCGATTTGCACCGGCGTTACTTTTTTTAAGATACAGGTCCCCGTTGGTGAAGAACTTAAGGATGACTGGACGAGCGATTCGTTGCCTCCCGGCATTGTGGTAACTATTTCTTTTGCCGAGCCGTTTAAGACCCTGACCGGCGTCCTCGATATACCGGAGAATGAAAAAATCGTAAGAAATATGGCGATTGACCGAACCAGGGCGAACAAATTCGTATTTGCAAAAAAAGAAGGTGAAGAGAAAAAAAGGTGA
- the gspG gene encoding type II secretion system major pseudopilin GspG — MKKRKRKNRLGFTMIELMAMLIIIGLLATLVVTKVATKIDQARVTTTKANLKILHNAVTQFKMDTGRLPTEEEGLMALVEQPSDVIRYEPGGYLETTELPRDGWGYDFIYELSPESGKSFVIKSLGADGEEGGEDNDADLYSTDAY; from the coding sequence ATGAAAAAAAGAAAAAGAAAAAATAGATTAGGTTTTACGATGATTGAACTGATGGCTATGCTGATTATCATCGGTTTGCTTGCCACTTTGGTAGTTACAAAAGTGGCGACGAAGATAGACCAGGCACGTGTTACAACCACAAAGGCCAATTTAAAAATTCTTCATAACGCGGTAACTCAATTCAAAATGGACACCGGCCGGCTTCCAACCGAAGAGGAAGGGCTTATGGCGCTTGTTGAGCAGCCGAGCGATGTTATAAGGTACGAGCCGGGCGGTTATTTGGAAACCACTGAATTACCCAGAGACGGCTGGGGCTATGATTTTATTTATGAGCTCTCCCCGGAAAGCGGAAAGTCGTTTGTAATCAAAAGTCTGGGTGCTGATGGTGAAGAGGGTGGTGAGGATAACGATGCCGACTTGTACAGCACTGATGCATACTGA
- a CDS encoding prepilin-type N-terminal cleavage/methylation domain-containing protein — protein sequence MPTCTALMHTDCALRGQYTIRNTRRGFTFTELVVVVLIISLFVLLAVTNLSGWLRKSTFKVQAGELVSTMQMAASAAAESDKRYEVIIDITEQSYTLRQITSPQLPSDVLEEEIIVKNNFGANCRIVSVLFDDLVSTDEEHQKAFFRAGRTGWQAGGKIVLLDGDEQPYSVVVNRLSRIVILREGDVEPLMPKRQDEVPF from the coding sequence ATGCCGACTTGTACAGCACTGATGCATACTGATTGCGCCCTGCGCGGGCAATACACAATACGTAATACCAGACGCGGCTTTACGTTTACTGAGCTGGTGGTGGTGGTTTTGATAATTTCTCTGTTTGTGCTTTTAGCAGTTACGAATCTTTCAGGGTGGCTTAGAAAAAGTACCTTTAAGGTTCAGGCCGGTGAGCTTGTCTCGACAATGCAGATGGCTGCCAGCGCCGCGGCTGAAAGCGATAAAAGATACGAAGTTATTATTGACATTACAGAGCAGAGCTATACGCTTCGCCAGATTACTTCGCCCCAGTTGCCGTCGGATGTTCTGGAGGAAGAGATTATCGTAAAAAATAATTTTGGTGCGAATTGCAGGATTGTTTCTGTTCTGTTCGACGACCTTGTCAGCACCGACGAAGAGCATCAAAAGGCGTTTTTTCGCGCAGGTCGCACAGGTTGGCAGGCCGGCGGAAAGATTGTTCTGCTCGATGGGGACGAACAGCCGTATTCGGTAGTAGTTAACCGCCTGAGCAGAATTGTTATATTGCGGGAAGGAGATGTCGAACCTTTAATGCCGAAAAGACAAGATGAAGTGCCGTTCTAA
- a CDS encoding type II secretion system protein GspK: MWNKSLNNCSDRRNRPGIVLLVTLVLLVMLSALGYTLSSRLAAQRHREQYIVDYQAARYGCNSAARYALAELQDVNMPQLIERPNEPDFSDLFTLSEVEYKELLAEFAAEGETYSRAKSFDDKRDIKDINDINDINDVSEADDTSGVTDFNDPNLLIVRGPYGPPWPFVFEPLEFEIGSAKVRIEIEDENAKYPLGWMLLADEGEERVHREASAGFETFCEWMDVNSVRVDSLKKELKEIGKIKTFKLDFEPVTISEERRTVSSTGRKGRRTVQRRTVRTTTAPASVHSADFAKIFHSSLIDTETLAMPTILSENRKESALKYMGLWASNRVNINTAPRQVLEVAFTFGGDADKIAEEIIQRRRIKPFTDIEDLKRTLFRYSDSIGKCEKYITTASTFFTVRITVVSGVAEASTVIAITKQGKKLEKIAVISG; the protein is encoded by the coding sequence ATGTGGAACAAAAGCCTAAATAATTGCAGCGACCGTCGAAATCGCCCCGGCATCGTGCTTTTGGTGACATTAGTGCTGCTGGTTATGCTTTCGGCGCTTGGTTATACCTTGAGCAGCCGCCTTGCCGCCCAGCGGCATCGCGAGCAGTATATCGTAGATTATCAGGCTGCCCGCTACGGTTGTAACTCGGCGGCGCGGTATGCACTTGCTGAATTGCAGGATGTTAATATGCCGCAATTGATTGAACGTCCGAATGAGCCGGATTTTTCGGATTTATTTACCCTTAGCGAGGTTGAATACAAGGAACTTTTGGCAGAGTTTGCTGCCGAAGGCGAGACTTACAGCAGAGCCAAGAGCTTCGATGATAAGCGTGACATCAAGGATATCAACGACATCAACGACATCAACGACGTCAGTGAAGCTGATGATACTAGTGGTGTCACCGATTTTAATGACCCTAATTTGCTGATAGTGCGCGGCCCGTATGGTCCGCCTTGGCCGTTCGTGTTCGAGCCGCTTGAATTCGAGATTGGTTCTGCCAAAGTCAGAATTGAAATTGAAGATGAAAATGCGAAATATCCCCTCGGCTGGATGCTGCTTGCCGATGAAGGAGAAGAAAGAGTCCATCGCGAAGCCTCAGCGGGGTTCGAAACTTTCTGCGAGTGGATGGATGTCAATAGTGTCAGGGTTGATTCGCTAAAAAAGGAGCTGAAGGAGATAGGTAAAATAAAAACGTTCAAACTTGACTTTGAACCGGTAACAATAAGCGAGGAGAGGAGAACAGTATCGTCAACAGGACGTAAAGGTAGAAGAACCGTCCAAAGGCGGACAGTCCGGACAACTACCGCGCCCGCCTCCGTCCACAGTGCCGATTTTGCGAAAATTTTTCATAGTTCATTAATTGATACTGAAACCCTTGCTATGCCGACAATACTAAGTGAGAACAGAAAAGAATCGGCCCTGAAATATATGGGTTTGTGGGCTTCGAACAGGGTCAATATTAATACCGCCCCTCGGCAGGTGCTCGAAGTTGCTTTTACTTTCGGCGGTGATGCTGATAAAATCGCCGAAGAAATTATACAGCGTAGACGAATAAAACCTTTTACCGATATAGAAGATTTGAAAAGGACGCTTTTTAGGTACTCCGATTCGATAGGAAAATGTGAGAAATATATCACAACAGCCAGCACGTTTTTCACTGTTAGAATAACCGTGGTAAGCGGAGTGGCGGAAGCGTCGACCGTTATAGCTATAACAAAACAAGGCAAAAAGTTGGAAAAAATCGCCGTAATCTCCGGCTGA
- the gspE gene encoding type II secretion system ATPase GspE, protein MKELLIQTAKRTGLIDAEQLAEFLKANSDGKSRLDELLLGCPYFTESAVLKLFAAALGWEFLDEVSAKAVLAEFIESIPATYAQQHYLVGIRTKADDKELTVVLSKPLDSDVLDNVSKMTGMPVRPAVATRAAITAAIDVAYEQKTTVIEEVAEELDSQNIDQLIDEVGTSDDLLDVVNRPPVIRLVNDILFRALQLRASDIHVHPYEAKIQIRYRIDGILYDVLSLNRNVLPLIISRIKVMAGMDIAERRMPQDGRCSVRLGEREIDLRISTVPTSFGERSVLRLLDKSTGLFKLDELGLCEDDLKKFDSLLTRSHGVIFVTGPTGSGKSTTLYACLNRINSAEKNVITIEDPIEYQLEGISQIQVASKKGMTFVTSLRHVLRQDPDVIMVGEVRDVETARMAIQSSLTGHLVFSTVHTNDSAGAVSRLLDLGVEPYLASSSLIAIIAQRLVRKVCPDCKEQHEPKPHELRELGLGNISDRNGAKFFIGKGCDKCFQTGYRGRTGVYELMMINEEIQEMIYKKETAGAIKKVAINAGLQTLRMDGTRKVLAGITTIAEVLRVTQSDVI, encoded by the coding sequence ATGAAGGAATTATTGATACAAACTGCCAAGCGGACGGGTCTCATTGACGCTGAGCAATTGGCCGAGTTTCTCAAAGCCAACAGCGACGGAAAATCCCGGCTCGATGAGCTTTTGCTCGGCTGTCCGTATTTTACAGAGTCGGCGGTTTTGAAGCTCTTTGCCGCTGCCCTTGGGTGGGAATTTTTAGATGAGGTATCCGCAAAGGCTGTGCTGGCCGAATTCATAGAATCCATCCCTGCGACCTACGCCCAGCAGCATTATCTTGTCGGGATAAGAACGAAGGCCGACGACAAAGAGCTTACCGTAGTTTTGTCCAAACCCTTGGATTCTGATGTCCTGGATAATGTTTCGAAGATGACGGGCATGCCCGTCAGGCCTGCGGTTGCCACCCGTGCTGCAATTACCGCCGCGATAGATGTTGCCTACGAGCAGAAGACAACTGTCATTGAAGAGGTGGCCGAGGAGCTTGATTCGCAGAATATCGACCAGCTTATCGACGAAGTGGGCACTTCCGATGACCTTCTTGACGTGGTTAATCGTCCGCCGGTTATCAGGCTGGTTAATGATATTCTTTTTCGCGCGCTGCAGTTGCGGGCCAGCGATATCCACGTTCACCCTTACGAGGCAAAGATTCAGATTCGTTACCGCATCGACGGTATTTTATATGATGTTTTGAGCTTGAACAGAAATGTCCTGCCGCTGATTATATCCCGTATAAAAGTGATGGCTGGAATGGATATTGCCGAACGCCGTATGCCTCAGGATGGCCGCTGCAGTGTCCGTCTGGGCGAGCGCGAAATCGATTTGCGTATCAGCACCGTGCCGACCAGCTTCGGTGAGCGCAGCGTCCTCCGGCTGTTGGACAAAAGCACCGGCCTTTTTAAATTGGATGAGCTGGGCCTGTGTGAAGACGATTTGAAAAAGTTCGATTCGCTGCTGACCCGTTCGCACGGCGTTATTTTCGTAACAGGCCCCACCGGCAGCGGAAAAAGCACCACTCTTTACGCCTGTCTTAACAGGATTAATTCGGCGGAGAAAAATGTTATAACCATAGAAGACCCTATTGAATATCAATTGGAAGGAATCAGTCAGATTCAGGTTGCCAGTAAAAAAGGTATGACTTTTGTCACGTCGCTTAGGCACGTCCTTCGTCAGGACCCCGATGTTATAATGGTCGGCGAAGTTCGTGATGTCGAAACAGCGAGAATGGCGATACAATCTTCCCTGACTGGGCATTTGGTTTTCAGTACGGTTCACACTAATGATTCTGCTGGTGCCGTCAGCCGCCTTTTAGACTTGGGCGTTGAACCTTATCTGGCAAGCTCATCGTTGATTGCCATAATAGCGCAGCGATTGGTGCGGAAAGTGTGCCCGGACTGTAAAGAGCAGCATGAGCCTAAACCCCATGAGCTCAGAGAGCTTGGTCTTGGTAATATAAGTGATCGCAACGGCGCAAAATTCTTTATCGGAAAGGGTTGTGATAAGTGTTTTCAAACCGGCTATCGCGGCAGAACCGGTGTCTACGAGCTGATGATGATTAATGAGGAAATTCAGGAAATGATATACAAAAAGGAAACCGCCGGTGCTATAAAGAAGGTCGCCATTAACGCGGGACTGCAAACCCTGCGAATGGATGGCACTCGAAAGGTTCTCGCCGGGATAACAACTATTGCTGAAGTCTTGAGGGTGACACAGTCAGACGTGATTTAG
- a CDS encoding type II secretion system F family protein yields MPRYEYTAVSANGKKVKGAITAESPYAARKQLRVRSVHPTSITEAGSASEKRAALFSVFAGSSKSRILDFTKQMTTLLNSGIKLTEALSVLTLQISDVRFKNAITDIRDRVITGESFADALGDYSDYFDVIYVSMVRVGEVTGSLGQSLSTIAKFMEKRQKVESKVMTAMIYPIVLILFCIAAVLVLTTTVIPKIAEQIARTGQELPLVTRGLMGVSYILTSWWLFVVIAVVVGIIWGLKRFLKTQRGALLRDKLLLSLPLFGPLVKQRVVSRFASTLSTLLGSGLAMAESLRVVSEVTGNSIMRGAVQQARERILAGADIATPLRDSGVIDPAIAHMVAVGEKSGELEKMLKDISENLESSTDVVIERLSAAVEPLIIIVMAAIIGLIAYATILPILEVSAGKF; encoded by the coding sequence ATGCCGAGGTATGAATATACAGCAGTGTCGGCAAACGGCAAAAAAGTCAAAGGCGCAATCACCGCCGAAAGCCCCTATGCTGCGCGAAAACAGTTGAGGGTGCGAAGCGTTCACCCGACTTCAATCACAGAGGCCGGCTCTGCTTCCGAGAAAAGAGCGGCGCTGTTTTCCGTTTTCGCCGGAAGCAGCAAAAGCAGGATACTTGATTTTACCAAGCAAATGACCACACTGCTTAATTCTGGAATTAAGCTGACCGAAGCGCTTTCTGTTCTTACTTTGCAAATATCCGATGTGCGGTTCAAAAACGCTATTACCGACATTCGCGACCGGGTTATCACGGGTGAATCTTTCGCCGATGCCTTGGGCGATTATAGCGATTATTTTGATGTTATATATGTAAGTATGGTTCGCGTTGGCGAGGTGACCGGCTCTCTTGGCCAGAGTCTTTCGACCATTGCCAAGTTTATGGAGAAGCGGCAGAAGGTCGAATCGAAGGTAATGACGGCGATGATATATCCGATTGTCCTGATTTTGTTTTGTATTGCGGCTGTTCTGGTTTTGACAACAACGGTTATCCCGAAAATTGCCGAGCAGATTGCAAGAACAGGGCAGGAGCTGCCCCTGGTTACCAGGGGCTTGATGGGTGTAAGCTATATATTGACGAGTTGGTGGCTGTTTGTTGTGATTGCCGTGGTTGTTGGAATCATCTGGGGCCTGAAGCGTTTTCTGAAAACACAGCGGGGTGCTTTACTGCGGGATAAACTCCTGCTGTCCCTGCCTTTGTTTGGTCCTCTTGTAAAACAGCGCGTTGTCTCACGTTTTGCCTCGACACTTTCGACGCTTCTTGGCTCGGGACTTGCTATGGCTGAGTCTCTTCGGGTTGTGTCGGAGGTTACCGGCAACAGTATTATGAGAGGCGCCGTTCAGCAGGCACGTGAGAGGATTCTTGCCGGTGCTGATATTGCTACCCCGCTCAGAGACAGCGGCGTCATCGACCCTGCGATTGCTCATATGGTGGCTGTCGGAGAAAAAAGCGGCGAGTTGGAAAAAATGCTTAAGGATATCAGTGAAAACCTCGAATCTTCAACTGATGTGGTTATTGAGAGATTGAGCGCCGCGGTTGAGCCGCTTATTATAATTGTTATGGCTGCAATAATAGGTTTGATTGCTTATGCGACAATACTGCCGATTCTGGAAGTTTCGGCGGGTAAATTTTAA